The bacterium genome segment GGGGTCCGGCCCGGACGAGCTGGAGGATGGCCTCCGGCCGATCGATCTCCATCAGCACGGGATAGGGCAGGTCCGCGGCTGCGAAGGCGGCCTCGATGAGTCCGCGGCTCACCGAGCGGCGCGGGTAACTGATCCAGCCGAGCTCGGCGATGGCGGCCGGGGTGGGTCGGGGCCCCAGGCTCGCCAGCAGCTCGGCCGGCGCGACCACGGCGAGGGGGTCGTCGCGGAAGGGGCGGCCCTGCAGCCCCGCGGGCGTCTCGGCGGCGAGCACGAAGGCCAGATCGAGCGTCCCCTCCCGCAGCGCCGCGGTCAGGGCGCGGCTGCCGTCCACGCGCACGGAGATCGCCAGCGCCGGGTGGGCGCGCTTGAAGGCGCGCAGCGGGTCGGGCAGGTGGTAGACGGCCGCCACGTCGACGGCGCCGATGGCCAGGCGCCCGCTCAGCAGTCCGCGCAGCTCGACGATCGCCTGCCGGCCCTCGGCGAAGCGCCGCAGGATGTCCCGCGCGATGGGCAGCAGCAGCTGCCCCGCCGC includes the following:
- a CDS encoding LysR family transcriptional regulator, whose amino-acid sequence is MPGVRTPSLPRAGWIERGLVLIADHLRKGTRARIAPLDQSLQLIVVIDNIRPANRGLPMERRQLECFLAVVEAGSFHAAAGRLFVTQSAVSQALKALEEELGEPLLHRPAAGRSGQLQLSAAGQLLLPIARDILRRFAEGRQAIVELRGLLSGRLAIGAVDVAAVYHLPDPLRAFKRAHPALAISVRVDGSRALTAALREGTLDLAFVLAAETPAGLQGRPFRDDPLAVVAPAELLASLGPRPTPAAIAELGWISYPRRSVSRGLIEAAFAAADLPYPVLMEIDRPEAILQLVRAGP